A single genomic interval of Rubripirellula reticaptiva harbors:
- a CDS encoding Gfo/Idh/MocA family protein: MEIKRVGIIMNGVTGRMGTNQHLARSITAIINQGGIRVSNDLTIMPDPILTGRRDHALKMLAEKYGNEARGESYKYTTDLQGALDGKFGDYEIFFDASGTLHRAGFIEMAVKAGKAIYCEKPTAVETKEAVRLAKLVETAGLKNGVVQDKLWLPGFRKIKMLKELGFFGKILSVKGDFGYWVFSGMDYDQPAQRPSWNYRAEDGGGMMIDMFCHWRYVIDHVFGPVKSLVAYGAIDLDERRAEDGTPYKCTADDSAYAMFVLEDGTMVQFNSSWCTRVRRDDLLTVQVDGVNGSAVAGLREVKTQSAANTPKPVWNPDIPQPIDLFACWEDVPNNIEYDNAFKIQWEMFIRHVVLGESWSYSLMEGAKGVQLAELGMQSWKERKWVDVPELI, encoded by the coding sequence GTGGAAATCAAGCGAGTTGGAATCATCATGAACGGCGTGACCGGACGCATGGGCACGAACCAGCATCTGGCGCGCTCGATCACTGCTATCATCAATCAGGGCGGCATTCGGGTCAGCAACGACCTGACCATCATGCCCGACCCGATATTGACCGGTCGACGCGACCACGCATTGAAAATGCTCGCCGAAAAGTACGGCAACGAGGCGCGGGGCGAATCGTACAAGTACACCACCGACTTGCAGGGCGCACTCGACGGAAAGTTTGGCGATTACGAAATCTTCTTTGATGCCTCTGGCACGCTCCATCGCGCAGGCTTCATCGAAATGGCGGTGAAGGCCGGCAAGGCGATCTACTGTGAAAAACCAACCGCGGTTGAAACTAAGGAAGCGGTTCGTCTTGCCAAGTTGGTCGAAACGGCTGGACTAAAAAATGGCGTTGTCCAAGACAAGCTGTGGCTGCCTGGATTCCGCAAAATCAAGATGCTGAAAGAACTCGGTTTCTTCGGAAAAATTCTCTCCGTCAAAGGCGACTTTGGCTACTGGGTTTTCAGTGGAATGGACTACGACCAGCCGGCCCAACGTCCCTCGTGGAATTACCGTGCCGAAGACGGCGGCGGAATGATGATCGATATGTTCTGCCACTGGCGCTACGTCATCGACCATGTGTTCGGACCGGTGAAGAGCTTGGTGGCCTACGGTGCAATCGATCTGGACGAGCGCCGCGCCGAAGATGGCACTCCGTACAAATGCACCGCAGACGATTCCGCCTACGCGATGTTCGTGCTTGAAGACGGCACCATGGTCCAGTTCAACAGTTCTTGGTGCACCCGTGTCCGTCGCGACGACTTGCTGACCGTTCAAGTTGACGGGGTCAACGGATCGGCGGTTGCTGGCCTACGCGAAGTCAAAACTCAGTCCGCAGCCAACACGCCGAAACCAGTCTGGAACCCAGACATTCCGCAGCCGATCGATCTCTTTGCCTGCTGGGAGGACGTACCCAATAACATCGAATACGACAACGCCTTCAAGATTCAGTGGGAGATGTTTATCCGGCACGTTGTCCTCGGCGAATCATGGAGCTATTCGCTGATGGAAGGCGCCAAGGGTGTTCAACTGGCCGAGCTTGGAATGCAAAGCTGGAAGGAACGCAAATGGGTCGACGTACCTGAACTCATCTAA
- a CDS encoding alkaline phosphatase produces MHPNSGLRFCVSVFTILLVSNASRFAAAQVADPIAKMQADAVAARQADWGHWGPNPKTYSSWKTHSNRLIPVYTYGIDLKPVIGVNSVYRNESAVESLYGYLPEKTLNPKAEYFDQTDVFRLQKMAIASGKKRVILFVFDGMDWDTTRVAAIAKSGKVYREGRGEGLQFLDYRGTTTDYGFCVTSPRAEGTKVNVDQQTVVNPEGKLRGGYDAVLGGDSPWRPFTDANYLIGKSKETKHAYAESSATATSMTCGIKTYNDAMNVDFMGREVLPIARTLQDDGFAIGVVSSVPISHATPGCAYANNVHRNDYQDLTRDLIGRPSIYHPGGLPGVDVLIGGGWGIDKDKDAAQGKNYVPGNKYIAADDLEAIDVKRGGKYVVAQRTSGVAGPDVLSIAVQEAKKNHQRLFGFFGAEGGHLPFQTADGNYNPVASFGNPNPAKAEVYSEADLHENVKLKDMAVAAIDVLDSRSDRWWLMIESGDVDWANHSNNIDNSIGAVLSGDDAFAAVVAWIEQHGGWDETALILTADHGHYFNLDRPEAFVRSSAE; encoded by the coding sequence ATGCATCCGAATTCCGGCCTCAGGTTTTGTGTATCCGTCTTCACCATTCTGCTTGTTTCGAACGCGTCGCGGTTTGCGGCAGCGCAAGTCGCCGATCCGATCGCGAAGATGCAAGCCGACGCGGTTGCGGCTCGCCAAGCCGACTGGGGTCACTGGGGACCGAACCCGAAGACATACTCGAGTTGGAAAACGCACAGCAACCGTTTGATTCCCGTTTACACATATGGAATCGATCTCAAGCCAGTGATTGGTGTAAACAGTGTTTACCGAAATGAGTCGGCGGTCGAAAGTCTGTACGGCTACCTGCCTGAAAAGACGTTGAACCCAAAAGCGGAATACTTTGATCAGACCGACGTTTTTCGGCTACAGAAAATGGCGATCGCATCAGGCAAGAAGCGTGTGATCTTGTTTGTGTTCGACGGCATGGATTGGGATACCACTCGAGTTGCTGCGATTGCAAAATCTGGAAAGGTCTACCGCGAAGGTCGTGGTGAGGGATTGCAGTTTTTGGACTACCGAGGCACGACAACGGATTACGGCTTTTGCGTCACCAGTCCTCGTGCCGAAGGCACCAAGGTAAATGTCGACCAGCAGACTGTTGTGAATCCCGAAGGAAAGCTTCGCGGTGGTTATGACGCTGTGTTGGGTGGCGACTCGCCTTGGCGGCCTTTCACCGACGCGAATTATCTGATCGGAAAGAGCAAGGAAACAAAACATGCTTACGCCGAATCTTCTGCTACGGCGACGTCGATGACGTGTGGGATCAAGACTTATAACGATGCGATGAATGTCGACTTTATGGGGCGTGAAGTGCTGCCGATTGCCAGAACGTTACAGGACGATGGGTTTGCGATTGGGGTCGTGTCGAGCGTTCCGATCAGCCACGCGACACCAGGCTGTGCGTACGCGAACAATGTCCATCGAAACGACTACCAAGATCTGACCCGCGATTTGATCGGTCGTCCGTCGATTTATCACCCAGGTGGACTGCCAGGCGTTGATGTGCTGATCGGTGGCGGTTGGGGAATCGATAAAGACAAGGATGCCGCGCAAGGCAAAAACTATGTTCCCGGTAACAAGTACATCGCCGCCGACGATCTAGAAGCGATCGATGTCAAACGCGGCGGAAAATACGTCGTGGCTCAGCGAACGAGCGGAGTGGCGGGGCCCGATGTGTTGAGCATCGCTGTGCAGGAAGCGAAGAAGAATCACCAGCGTTTATTCGGATTTTTCGGAGCCGAGGGCGGCCACTTGCCGTTTCAAACGGCCGATGGAAATTACAATCCGGTGGCCAGTTTCGGGAACCCCAATCCAGCAAAGGCAGAGGTCTATAGCGAAGCTGACTTGCACGAAAACGTCAAATTGAAAGACATGGCTGTTGCCGCAATCGACGTTCTGGATTCACGGTCAGACCGATGGTGGTTGATGATTGAAAGTGGTGATGTTGACTGGGCAAATCATTCCAACAACATTGATAACTCGATTGGTGCCGTGCTGAGCGGTGACGATGCGTTTGCAGCGGTGGTGGCGTGGATCGAACAGCATGGTGGTTGGGATGAAACTGCATTGATTCTGACTGCTGATCACGGCCACTATTTTAACCTCGATCGCCCCGAAGCGTTTGTGCGAAGTTCGGCCGAGTAG
- a CDS encoding Ca2+-dependent phosphoinositide-specific phospholipase C, whose protein sequence is MAKSFWIAWLVVLLSTTCIADAQEPRLRMNHIQAIGTHNSYRLAPPRELLTLIAIGSPKESEALDYSHLPIVDQLNALNIRQLELDLYADPDGGLFANPIGYATLSLDQKQTHPHPNADGAMDSPGMKVLHSPGFDYRSTEPTFVAALRSIRQWSRSHQLHIPILVLVELKQSAVGPVLVTPVSFDREHLDAVDREIRSVFGEDEFISPDQIRDMHEHLRDAVAANGWPLLDDVRGQVWFALDNEGDIRNLYLRDHPSLRGRAMFVSVSPEHSAAAFRKLNDPVGQFREIQRAVRGGLIVRTRADSETRQARSGDTARRDKAFQSGAQYISTDYPVPDPRWTDYQVNLPDHAEYRVIPRSLLRDRAPKE, encoded by the coding sequence ATGGCCAAATCATTCTGGATTGCATGGTTGGTTGTTTTGTTGTCGACGACGTGCATTGCTGATGCTCAAGAGCCCCGCTTGCGGATGAACCATATTCAAGCGATCGGAACCCACAATTCCTATCGACTCGCCCCGCCACGCGAACTGCTGACATTGATTGCGATTGGATCACCCAAAGAGTCCGAAGCACTTGATTATTCTCATCTGCCAATCGTGGATCAGTTGAATGCACTGAACATTCGGCAGCTCGAACTCGACCTGTATGCGGACCCCGACGGTGGCCTGTTCGCTAATCCAATTGGTTACGCAACTCTGTCGCTGGACCAGAAGCAAACACATCCGCACCCCAACGCTGACGGGGCAATGGACTCCCCTGGAATGAAGGTGCTTCACTCACCGGGATTTGACTATCGCAGCACCGAACCAACCTTTGTTGCGGCGTTACGGTCGATCCGCCAATGGTCAAGGTCACATCAGTTGCACATTCCCATCCTGGTTTTGGTCGAACTCAAACAGTCCGCGGTGGGACCGGTGCTGGTCACTCCGGTCTCGTTTGACCGCGAACACTTAGATGCCGTCGACCGGGAAATACGATCGGTCTTTGGTGAAGACGAATTCATTTCACCCGACCAAATTCGCGACATGCACGAGCATCTTCGTGATGCCGTCGCTGCCAATGGATGGCCGCTGCTCGATGACGTTCGAGGGCAAGTCTGGTTTGCGTTGGACAACGAAGGCGACATCCGTAACCTGTACCTTCGAGACCATCCATCACTTCGGGGGCGGGCGATGTTCGTTTCAGTGTCACCAGAACATTCGGCGGCAGCGTTTCGAAAACTGAACGACCCGGTCGGACAATTCCGCGAAATTCAACGAGCCGTTCGTGGCGGCTTGATCGTACGCACTCGAGCGGACTCGGAAACACGTCAGGCACGCAGCGGTGACACGGCGCGGCGTGACAAAGCTTTCCAAAGCGGTGCGCAATACATCAGCACCGACTATCCGGTTCCAGATCCCCGCTGGACGGACTACCAAGTAAATCTGCCTGATCACGCAGAGTACCGCGTTATTCCGCGAAGCCTTCTGCGCGACCGTGCTCCCAAAGAATGA
- a CDS encoding sigma-70 family RNA polymerase sigma factor produces the protein MDETTRQATRQWTLAQPAVSAFVTSVVRDFRDRDDVLQDVAVAVIESFDSYDPNFPFVAWAIGVARNQVRLYLRERRRDRLVFDDDTVASLAIAVAEVAHEESNRMEHLDDCIHSIEGRARLLLKLRYKSDMKPAAIADRVDMTANAVAKALQRVRDRLRKCVDQKHLKTGVS, from the coding sequence GTGGACGAAACAACCCGACAGGCAACTCGGCAATGGACTCTGGCTCAGCCAGCGGTTTCGGCGTTCGTCACGTCGGTTGTACGTGATTTTCGCGATCGCGACGATGTGCTGCAAGATGTCGCCGTGGCAGTGATCGAATCCTTTGACTCCTACGACCCCAACTTTCCTTTTGTTGCCTGGGCGATCGGCGTTGCCCGCAATCAAGTGAGGCTGTATTTGCGGGAACGACGGCGAGACCGGTTGGTGTTCGATGACGATACCGTGGCATCGCTCGCGATTGCCGTTGCGGAAGTAGCACACGAAGAATCGAATCGCATGGAACACCTAGACGACTGCATCCATTCAATCGAAGGCCGGGCGCGTTTGCTGCTTAAACTGCGATACAAGAGTGACATGAAGCCGGCCGCGATCGCAGATCGCGTTGACATGACGGCAAACGCAGTTGCCAAGGCGCTGCAGCGAGTTCGAGACCGGTTGCGCAAGTGTGTCGATCAAAAACACTTGAAGACTGGTGTTTCATGA
- a CDS encoding YHYH protein has product MRIHCFKEVAPKFMNTHFFFTVVLHFLLVTAASNLSAHEGGHLNDSSSAKTSRTWSIVGHSEHVHGSFVSATGDHVQIRKDNGELARIAINRLVSSDQAWVKNRMAELEVLNRQQGVQLVMMNQSAQSAGESSMTANSMPTMGQHFKPFEKLLQLRWDDDYFYVGSNGLPEHAMMVGIRSWQQQVPIPQKYLGANAWRIPLRPVPAKNPMSTKNDFLRGAIALAVNGVPIFNPLNNRGDDAYLFGELDEYGGHCGRADDYHYHIAPIHLEEKTGSGNPIAYALDGYPILGYQDEKAADFALLDNLGGHKDASGNYHYHAQKTYPYLNGGFHGEVTQRGGQVDPQPRAEPVRPDLRPLRDAKITGFSRIDNRFELQYDVLGRQGTVTYLLHDNGGIDFTFQEPSGKMRTESYRSKMGKPFLPQSNALGVNLDSDGKPVKAVPRLSVTSPAFAAGDELPIEFTGDGAGESPPIAWTKGPPGTQCYAINLWHIPGSGEVKSYWLLHGIPADVTSLPQDVHGVGTAGTNDKGQPDYDPMKSKGPGTKQYHITVYALSESPNFPSANVTRDELLKSISGITLAEGTLDFQYTRDRNLSGIILPGAVLIVFAAVSLWVGSRWFSSRKQTRATAFAPAQTDCCVLL; this is encoded by the coding sequence ATGAGAATTCATTGTTTTAAAGAAGTGGCTCCCAAGTTCATGAACACTCATTTCTTTTTCACTGTCGTTTTGCATTTCTTGCTTGTCACAGCGGCATCGAATTTATCGGCGCACGAAGGTGGGCATCTTAACGATTCCAGCTCGGCCAAGACATCGCGAACATGGTCGATCGTTGGGCACAGTGAACACGTGCATGGGTCGTTTGTCTCGGCGACAGGTGACCACGTCCAGATTCGCAAGGACAACGGCGAACTCGCACGCATCGCGATCAATCGCCTGGTTTCTTCCGACCAAGCGTGGGTCAAAAATCGAATGGCAGAGCTGGAAGTTCTGAATCGGCAACAGGGCGTGCAGCTTGTCATGATGAACCAATCGGCCCAGTCCGCCGGGGAAAGCTCAATGACCGCGAATTCAATGCCGACGATGGGACAACACTTCAAGCCCTTCGAGAAACTGCTTCAGCTTCGCTGGGACGACGACTACTTTTACGTTGGATCCAACGGGCTGCCGGAGCACGCAATGATGGTTGGTATTCGCTCGTGGCAGCAACAGGTTCCGATTCCACAGAAGTACCTCGGCGCCAACGCTTGGCGAATTCCGCTGCGCCCGGTGCCAGCGAAGAATCCGATGTCGACCAAGAACGACTTTCTGCGCGGGGCCATCGCGTTGGCGGTCAATGGTGTGCCGATTTTCAATCCGTTGAACAATCGCGGCGACGATGCTTACCTGTTCGGCGAATTGGACGAATACGGTGGTCACTGCGGCCGTGCCGATGACTACCACTACCATATCGCGCCCATTCATCTGGAAGAAAAAACGGGATCGGGCAATCCGATTGCCTACGCATTGGATGGCTATCCGATCTTGGGTTACCAAGACGAGAAGGCGGCTGATTTCGCATTGCTCGACAATCTCGGTGGGCACAAAGATGCGTCAGGCAACTACCACTATCACGCGCAAAAAACTTATCCCTATCTGAATGGTGGTTTCCACGGCGAAGTAACCCAGCGCGGTGGTCAAGTGGATCCGCAACCGCGTGCCGAGCCGGTCCGCCCCGATTTGCGACCACTGCGCGATGCGAAGATCACGGGCTTCAGCAGAATCGACAACCGATTCGAACTGCAGTACGACGTGCTGGGCCGTCAAGGAACCGTCACTTATCTCCTGCACGACAACGGCGGAATTGATTTTACGTTCCAGGAACCGTCCGGAAAAATGCGAACCGAATCCTATCGCAGCAAAATGGGCAAACCATTCTTGCCGCAATCCAACGCATTGGGCGTTAATCTTGATTCAGACGGGAAACCGGTAAAAGCAGTGCCTCGGCTGAGTGTCACCAGTCCGGCGTTTGCGGCAGGCGACGAATTGCCCATCGAATTCACAGGCGATGGTGCCGGCGAATCACCGCCAATTGCTTGGACGAAGGGGCCACCTGGAACACAGTGCTATGCAATCAATCTCTGGCATATCCCCGGATCGGGTGAGGTCAAATCCTATTGGCTACTTCATGGCATCCCGGCAGATGTCACGAGTTTGCCGCAAGATGTTCATGGTGTTGGAACGGCGGGCACGAACGACAAAGGGCAACCGGATTACGACCCGATGAAATCGAAGGGCCCTGGTACCAAGCAATACCACATCACGGTCTATGCGTTGTCGGAATCACCAAACTTCCCCTCCGCAAACGTCACACGCGACGAATTGCTAAAAAGTATCTCAGGAATCACGTTGGCCGAAGGCACATTGGACTTCCAATACACTCGAGATCGAAATCTTTCCGGGATAATCCTTCCCGGCGCGGTACTTATCGTGTTCGCCGCGGTTTCATTGTGGGTCGGTTCCCGCTGGTTCAGCTCTCGAAAGCAAACACGTGCAACTGCCTTTGCTCCCGCACAGACCGATTGCTGTGTGCTTCTCTAG
- a CDS encoding outer membrane protein assembly factor BamB family protein, whose product MSRRLALLLFLASSLTPSSQVSYADWTRFRGPNGSGVSESDAPTEFGADKNIGWKLELPGRGISSPIVVGDKVFVTCYSGYGMGDGQGTLEDLKRHLVCVDRISGKTLWTKTVNAKMPEDEYRPPGVTTHGYASNTPTSDGTLVYAFFGKSGVYAYDMDGNEVWNQSVGAEPSFKGFGSAASPIVFEDSVIVNAADESLAIVWLDKATGKEKFRATADGLGECWTTPIVVNEGGIDHVIVSVIGEVWGLNNATGKLAWYANGVNSRNAQVSAVAGDDGIVYATGEEAIAVRVGGKDDVSESNTVWEGRVRPRYATPVVLDGHLYSVSGSVFECLDAKTGERVFQERLPGAPAGGDEERRGGGESGGGRGDRGFGGPDGGGGRPGGGGGGDYASPVVASGKIYITTNAGMIHVVEAKPEYKLITSNDMTFDKSGFGATPAISDGNLFIRSNTHLYCIGSAE is encoded by the coding sequence ATGTCTCGACGTTTGGCTTTGCTCCTGTTCTTGGCCTCCAGCTTAACACCGTCGTCCCAGGTCTCGTATGCAGACTGGACTCGTTTTCGAGGCCCGAACGGATCCGGTGTCAGCGAATCGGACGCTCCAACCGAATTTGGTGCTGACAAGAATATTGGTTGGAAACTGGAGCTACCTGGACGCGGCATTTCCAGCCCGATCGTGGTTGGCGACAAAGTCTTTGTCACTTGCTATTCCGGCTACGGCATGGGAGACGGTCAAGGAACGCTAGAAGATCTAAAACGTCATCTCGTTTGCGTTGACCGCATATCCGGAAAGACGCTGTGGACCAAAACCGTGAACGCCAAAATGCCGGAAGACGAGTATCGTCCGCCAGGCGTGACAACGCACGGTTACGCAAGTAACACCCCGACGAGCGATGGCACGCTCGTCTATGCGTTCTTTGGAAAGTCGGGGGTCTACGCGTATGACATGGACGGCAACGAAGTTTGGAATCAAAGCGTCGGCGCAGAACCTAGCTTCAAAGGATTCGGTTCGGCGGCAAGTCCGATCGTGTTCGAGGACAGCGTGATCGTGAACGCCGCTGACGAATCGCTAGCGATCGTTTGGTTGGACAAAGCGACCGGAAAAGAGAAGTTTCGTGCCACAGCCGATGGGCTAGGCGAATGTTGGACGACGCCAATCGTCGTTAACGAAGGTGGCATCGATCACGTTATCGTTTCCGTGATCGGCGAAGTTTGGGGATTGAACAACGCCACCGGCAAGCTCGCTTGGTACGCCAACGGAGTCAATTCTCGTAACGCTCAGGTCAGCGCGGTCGCCGGTGATGACGGCATCGTTTACGCGACAGGCGAAGAAGCCATTGCTGTTCGCGTTGGCGGGAAAGACGATGTTTCGGAATCAAACACGGTCTGGGAAGGTCGTGTAAGACCTCGCTATGCCACGCCCGTCGTACTGGACGGACACCTGTACTCGGTGAGTGGATCGGTCTTCGAATGCCTTGATGCCAAGACCGGCGAAAGGGTTTTCCAGGAACGTCTGCCAGGCGCACCCGCGGGCGGTGACGAAGAACGTCGCGGAGGCGGGGAATCAGGCGGTGGTCGTGGTGACCGAGGCTTTGGCGGACCGGATGGTGGCGGCGGTCGACCCGGTGGAGGTGGTGGTGGTGACTATGCATCCCCAGTCGTTGCCAGCGGCAAGATCTATATCACGACCAACGCTGGCATGATTCATGTCGTCGAAGCAAAACCTGAGTACAAGCTGATTACATCGAATGACATGACGTTCGACAAAAGCGGATTCGGTGCCACGCCAGCGATCAGTGATGGCAACCTATTCATACGATCCAACACCCATCTCTACTGCATCGGTTCGGCTGAATAG
- a CDS encoding sulfatase family protein has translation MNGICQAADHPNIIIVYADDLGFGDLSCYNSEAPYKTPRLDQMAAEGIRFTDAHSPSTICSPSRYGLFSGQQIFRSTGRGGGAFEGPGGPSYLKPGTLTVAQMLQQEGYRTGVFGKWHVGLSWFDKDGKRLGGGFENSLLIDYEKSTPLIDGPNTRGFDESFVTPNCPNTDPLYVYIENGMVATPASQRHDPKSLPNPGGKWRWDNDAGWMSPGYDFMNADLLFFEKTKAFITEHRQATPDKPFFAVLSTQIAHAPVLPAEEFNGATEAGPRADFIWELDVLVGRVLDLVKELGIDEQTLVLFNSDNGAETLHVNWMRHDHQHDPSDGWRGMKRDAWEGGHRVPFIARWPGHIPSRQVSAQMTNTTDIFATLASVVGVSLPDSAATDSFDMLPVMMGQQNESQSIRPHLLTQSFRGEFQIRQGSWKYLDHQGSGGNNYDVKNMQEWAIPEKAPDAAGQLYNLDDDPGETNNLYFTKEAKRKELQALLAKLKASGRSAPKNRTPFRTLVPSAR, from the coding sequence ATGAATGGCATCTGTCAGGCTGCGGACCATCCCAACATCATCATCGTTTATGCCGACGACTTGGGTTTTGGCGATCTGTCCTGTTACAACAGCGAAGCTCCCTACAAGACTCCGCGACTAGATCAAATGGCAGCCGAAGGCATTCGGTTTACGGATGCCCATAGTCCGTCAACGATTTGTTCACCGTCTCGTTACGGTTTGTTCTCGGGACAACAAATCTTTCGTTCCACCGGTCGCGGTGGTGGTGCGTTCGAGGGGCCCGGTGGACCAAGTTACCTAAAACCGGGAACGCTGACCGTTGCTCAAATGCTGCAGCAAGAGGGTTACCGAACCGGAGTTTTCGGCAAGTGGCACGTAGGACTTAGTTGGTTCGACAAGGACGGCAAACGTCTCGGCGGCGGCTTCGAAAATTCGCTGCTGATCGATTACGAAAAGAGCACTCCGTTGATTGATGGACCGAACACGCGCGGTTTCGATGAGTCTTTCGTAACCCCCAATTGCCCGAATACCGATCCACTTTACGTCTACATCGAAAACGGGATGGTTGCCACGCCTGCGAGCCAGCGGCACGATCCTAAGAGCCTGCCGAATCCCGGTGGCAAGTGGCGATGGGATAATGATGCCGGATGGATGTCACCGGGCTATGACTTCATGAACGCGGACCTATTGTTTTTCGAGAAAACGAAGGCTTTTATCACAGAACATCGTCAGGCGACACCTGACAAACCCTTCTTCGCCGTGCTCTCGACTCAAATCGCACACGCGCCGGTTTTGCCAGCCGAAGAGTTCAATGGAGCAACCGAAGCAGGGCCTCGTGCAGACTTTATTTGGGAGCTGGACGTGCTGGTTGGACGCGTGCTGGACTTGGTCAAAGAACTTGGGATCGATGAGCAGACTCTCGTGCTGTTTAACTCTGACAACGGCGCGGAAACCCTTCACGTCAATTGGATGCGACACGATCATCAGCACGATCCATCGGACGGATGGCGGGGAATGAAACGCGATGCGTGGGAAGGCGGGCACCGCGTTCCCTTCATTGCTCGATGGCCAGGACACATCCCGTCGCGGCAGGTGTCGGCACAAATGACAAACACGACCGACATCTTCGCAACGCTGGCTTCGGTCGTCGGCGTCTCGCTGCCGGATAGTGCTGCGACGGACAGCTTTGACATGTTGCCCGTGATGATGGGTCAGCAGAATGAATCGCAGTCCATTCGGCCGCACCTGCTGACGCAGAGCTTTCGCGGCGAGTTCCAGATTCGCCAGGGATCATGGAAGTACCTGGATCACCAAGGGTCCGGCGGGAACAACTATGACGTGAAAAACATGCAAGAGTGGGCCATCCCAGAGAAAGCTCCTGACGCAGCGGGCCAGCTTTACAACCTGGACGATGATCCCGGTGAAACGAACAACTTGTACTTTACGAAAGAAGCCAAACGGAAAGAGCTTCAAGCCTTGCTGGCGAAGCTGAAGGCGTCGGGCCGTAGTGCGCCCAAGAATCGAACTCCATTTCGCACGCTTGTTCCCAGTGCACGTTAG